Proteins co-encoded in one Ruegeria sp. YS9 genomic window:
- a CDS encoding sugar ABC transporter permease, which produces MTETSSQPVPQKAKANLFQQLELDMRLLGMIGAFIILCIGFNIFTDGRFLTPRNLFNLSIQTVSVAIMACGMVFIIVMRHIDLSVGALLATTSAVMAMTQTELLPNVLGMGLNHPATWAITLVVGLVVGTLIGAFHGWMVGYLTIPAFIVTLGGFLVWRNVAWYMTDGQTIGPLDSTFLMFGGTNGTLGTTVSLLFGLAATAIAIWALWSGRRSKAAHGFPVKPVWAEATLAGIVGIAIMGYVFIVNSYAIPTRRLERMFEARGETMPEGLVVGYGIPISVLILIIVAVTLTVVARKTRFGRYIFATGGNPDAAELSGINTRLMTVKIFALMGFLCALSAVVASARLANHSNDIGTLDELRVIAAAVIGGTALSGGIGTIYGAILGALIMQALQSGMAMVGVDAPFQNIVVGTVLVLAVYIDIVYRKRLGAK; this is translated from the coding sequence ATGACCGAAACTTCGTCTCAGCCGGTACCCCAAAAAGCAAAGGCCAACCTGTTTCAGCAACTGGAACTGGATATGCGGCTATTGGGCATGATCGGCGCCTTCATCATCCTGTGCATCGGCTTCAACATCTTTACGGACGGCCGCTTTCTGACGCCCAGAAACCTGTTCAATCTGTCGATCCAGACCGTCTCGGTCGCCATCATGGCATGTGGCATGGTGTTCATCATCGTCATGCGCCACATTGACCTATCAGTTGGGGCGCTTCTGGCGACCACATCTGCTGTGATGGCGATGACACAGACCGAGCTGTTGCCGAATGTTCTGGGCATGGGTTTGAACCACCCGGCGACCTGGGCGATCACGTTGGTGGTGGGCCTTGTGGTTGGCACATTGATCGGCGCGTTCCACGGTTGGATGGTGGGGTATCTGACCATTCCGGCTTTCATCGTAACGCTTGGCGGGTTTCTGGTCTGGCGCAACGTTGCCTGGTACATGACTGACGGCCAGACAATCGGCCCGCTGGACAGCACATTCCTGATGTTTGGCGGCACCAACGGAACCTTGGGAACAACCGTCAGCCTCCTGTTCGGCCTTGCCGCCACCGCTATCGCGATCTGGGCGTTGTGGAGCGGTCGCCGGTCCAAAGCGGCTCATGGGTTCCCTGTCAAGCCAGTCTGGGCCGAAGCGACACTTGCCGGGATCGTTGGCATTGCCATCATGGGCTATGTCTTTATCGTCAACAGCTATGCCATCCCGACACGTCGGCTTGAACGCATGTTCGAAGCGCGGGGCGAGACCATGCCGGAAGGGCTGGTTGTGGGATACGGCATCCCGATTTCGGTCCTGATCCTGATCATTGTGGCGGTGACGCTGACCGTTGTGGCCCGCAAAACCCGCTTTGGACGCTATATCTTTGCAACTGGCGGCAACCCGGATGCAGCCGAATTGTCGGGCATCAACACCCGTTTGATGACCGTCAAGATCTTTGCCCTGATGGGGTTCCTGTGCGCGCTGTCGGCGGTTGTGGCCTCGGCCCGTCTGGCCAACCACTCGAACGATATCGGAACGCTGGATGAGCTGCGCGTGATTGCCGCCGCCGTGATCGGTGGAACGGCGCTGTCCGGCGGCATCGGAACGATCTACGGCGCAATCCTTGGCGCGCTGATCATGCAGGCGCTGCAATCGGGCATGGCCATGGTCGGCGTGGATGCGCCGTTTCAGAACATCGTCGTCGGCACCGTCCTGGTTCTGGCCGTCTATATCGACATCGTCTATCGCAAACGTCTGGGGGCGAAATGA